Proteins co-encoded in one Chloroflexota bacterium genomic window:
- the acs gene encoding acetate--CoA ligase: MTTDQISHQSSEASQLFEPPADFAARAHIGSMEQYRELYRRSLEEPEDFWREITDGFEWMKPWTTLLEWEPPFAKWFVDGATNISVNCVDRHVAAGRGERVAFYWEGEPGDTRVITYADLLRDVQRFANALRALGLERGDRVLLYMPMVPELPVAMLACARLGLVHSVVFGGFSADAIRDRVNDAGASLVITADGGWRRGRVIPLKANVDAALADDSCPSVGSVVVLRRCENDITWVEGRDVWWDDAVAGQSDECPPEELPAEHPLYILYTSGTTGKPKGVVHTTAGYMVYTATTAKLIFDLRDDDIYWCTADIGWVTGHSYIVYGILGNGATSVIYEGAPNAPKEDRFWAIVEKYGVTVLYTAPTAIRTFVRWGEEHPDVHDLTSLRLLGTVGEPINPDAWLWYHRVIGGGRCPIVDTWWQTETGGVLITPLPGAIAQKPGSATLPFPGTEPQIVDEQGEALPDGTRGLLVLNRPWPGMLRGIYKDGWGVPGHPGEHGDAERFIEQYWAKFPGRYLTGDGAVRDTDGYFWIIGRVDDTLNVSGHRIGTAEVESALVSHPAVAESAVVGTPDPITGEAIAAFVTLRGGIDTSDEMHAELTAHVGEKLGRFARPKQLRFADALPKTRSGKIMRRLLRDIAAGREVVGDTTTLEDLTVLAQLRGDEE, from the coding sequence GACGACGCTGCTGGAGTGGGAGCCGCCGTTCGCCAAGTGGTTCGTGGACGGCGCCACCAACATCAGCGTGAACTGCGTGGACCGCCACGTGGCCGCCGGTCGCGGCGAGCGCGTCGCCTTCTACTGGGAAGGCGAGCCGGGCGACACGCGCGTCATCACCTACGCCGACTTGCTGCGTGACGTGCAGCGGTTCGCCAACGCTTTGCGCGCGTTGGGCCTGGAGCGCGGCGACCGCGTGCTGCTCTACATGCCCATGGTGCCGGAGCTGCCGGTCGCCATGCTGGCGTGCGCCCGTTTGGGCCTGGTCCACAGCGTCGTGTTCGGCGGGTTCAGCGCGGATGCCATTCGCGACCGGGTGAACGACGCCGGCGCCTCGCTGGTGATCACCGCCGACGGCGGCTGGCGGCGCGGTCGCGTGATCCCGCTGAAAGCCAACGTGGACGCCGCCCTGGCGGACGACTCGTGCCCGTCGGTCGGCTCGGTGGTCGTGCTGCGTCGCTGCGAGAACGACATCACCTGGGTCGAGGGGCGCGACGTCTGGTGGGACGACGCCGTCGCCGGTCAGTCCGACGAGTGCCCCCCGGAGGAGCTGCCCGCCGAACACCCGCTCTACATCCTGTACACCAGCGGAACCACGGGCAAGCCCAAGGGCGTGGTCCACACGACGGCGGGCTACATGGTCTACACCGCCACCACGGCCAAGCTGATCTTCGACCTGCGCGACGACGACATCTACTGGTGCACCGCCGATATCGGCTGGGTCACCGGGCACAGCTACATCGTCTACGGGATCCTCGGCAACGGCGCCACGAGCGTGATCTACGAGGGCGCCCCCAACGCGCCGAAAGAGGACCGGTTTTGGGCCATCGTCGAGAAATATGGCGTCACGGTGCTCTACACGGCGCCCACGGCCATCCGGACCTTCGTGCGCTGGGGCGAGGAGCACCCCGACGTCCACGATCTCACCAGCCTGCGGCTGCTCGGGACCGTGGGCGAGCCGATCAACCCCGACGCGTGGCTGTGGTACCACCGGGTGATCGGCGGCGGACGCTGCCCGATCGTGGACACGTGGTGGCAGACGGAAACGGGCGGAGTCCTCATCACGCCGCTGCCGGGCGCCATTGCGCAGAAGCCCGGCTCGGCCACGCTGCCGTTCCCCGGCACGGAGCCCCAGATCGTCGACGAGCAAGGTGAGGCGCTGCCCGACGGTACGCGCGGCCTCCTGGTGCTGAATCGCCCCTGGCCGGGCATGCTGCGCGGCATCTACAAGGATGGCTGGGGCGTTCCGGGCCATCCCGGCGAGCACGGCGACGCCGAGCGGTTCATCGAGCAATATTGGGCCAAGTTCCCCGGTCGCTATCTGACCGGCGATGGGGCCGTGCGCGACACCGACGGCTATTTCTGGATCATCGGGCGCGTCGACGACACGCTCAACGTCTCGGGGCACCGCATCGGCACGGCGGAAGTCGAGAGCGCCCTGGTGAGCCACCCCGCGGTGGCCGAATCCGCGGTCGTTGGGACGCCTGATCCCATCACCGGCGAGGCGATCGCCGCCTTCGTCACGCTGCGAGGCGGCATCGACACCTCGGACGAGATGCACGCGGAGCTGACGGCGCACGTGGGCGAGAAGCTGGGACGCTTCGCGCGGCCCAAGCAACTGCGGTTCGCGGATGCGCTGCCCAAGACGCGCAGCGGCAAGATCATGCGCCGGCTGTTGCGCGATATCGCTGCCGGCCGTGAGGTGGTCGGCGACACCACCACGCTGGAGGACCTGACGGTCTTGGCCCAGCTGCGGGGCGACGAGGAATAA
- a CDS encoding cytochrome c codes for MQVTGSRRTARLGRAICAFLGGVFLTAALAACGESSRFSDLAPTPEPTPAVAQLLAMVPAGRTAPNLAPAPPPRTPEAVVTMAAPTPIVIETPTPAVDGTSPTPPPPTAPPSDLPPGHQLFIANGCTVCHAEDLSGGIGPALAGRTVDDLTEERIRQQLGEGGNGMPPFPDLTEEQIVQLMEFIRSS; via the coding sequence ATGCAGGTCACCGGGTCCCGTCGAACCGCGCGCCTCGGGCGCGCCATTTGCGCGTTTCTGGGCGGCGTTTTCCTCACCGCCGCCCTGGCGGCCTGCGGCGAGTCGAGCCGCTTCTCCGACCTGGCGCCAACCCCTGAGCCGACCCCGGCCGTCGCCCAACTGCTGGCCATGGTGCCGGCGGGACGGACCGCGCCGAACCTGGCCCCGGCGCCGCCCCCGCGGACGCCCGAGGCGGTGGTCACCATGGCGGCGCCAACGCCCATCGTGATCGAGACGCCGACCCCGGCGGTGGACGGGACCAGCCCCACCCCGCCGCCACCGACGGCGCCGCCCAGCGACTTGCCACCCGGTCATCAACTCTTCATCGCCAACGGCTGCACGGTCTGTCACGCCGAAGACCTGAGCGGCGGCATCGGACCGGCTCTCGCGGGGCGGACCGTTGACGATCTGACCGAGGAGCGCATCCGCCAGCAGCTCGGCGAGGGCGGCAACGGCATGCCGCCGTTTCCCGACTTGACGGAAGAGCAAATCGTTCAGCTCATGGAATTCATTCGCAGTTCCTGA
- a CDS encoding cytochrome c: MPTPPPPTPPPTPTPTPIGTPTPTPTPPPREDLSPGHQLYVDNACATCHAQDLSGGIGPPLACRTPEDLPEDRIRSQLADGGNGMPPFLDLTEEQVGQLIEFIRGYC, translated from the coding sequence GTGCCCACCCCGCCACCTCCCACACCTCCTCCAACCCCGACGCCGACCCCGATCGGTACGCCGACCCCCACGCCGACTCCACCCCCGCGCGAGGATCTTTCCCCCGGACATCAGCTCTACGTCGACAACGCCTGCGCGACCTGCCACGCCCAAGACCTGAGCGGCGGCATCGGACCGCCGCTTGCCTGTCGTACTCCAGAGGACCTACCAGAGGACCGCATTCGCTCGCAGCTCGCCGACGGCGGCAATGGCATGCCACCGTTCCTTGACCTGACGGAGGAGCAGGTCGGTCAGCTCATCGAGTTCATCCGCGGCTACTGCTAG
- a CDS encoding Gfo/Idh/MocA family oxidoreductase, with product MNNPLRAGVVGLTGIGANRPAPGPGPGTGFEMPHSHVAAYRHVAGTEPVAVCDIVQEKLDDFHCTWSDVLPDVRGYTDYREMLDREQLDVISVATPDDRHAQIVIDAVDAGVRGIVCEKPIASTLADADRMIAAVEAAGVPMLVDHTRRWMFPWVQVAEVIASGEIGEVQRIIANQGGPRAMLFRNGTHMFDTILWYAGGTPTAVYAIAEAGFEDYPPRYASDGGHDPDTDPAMSVVVEFDNGVRAFWNMCKTMPQVFTLEVLGTDGIARVGDSDDATVVVKNGRGFEHRTLPRPHFTLGHIAGCVDEMVHLIHHGGRPSMDGRTSRQVVEVLLAALHSQHAGNARITLPISDV from the coding sequence ATGAATAATCCGCTACGGGCCGGCGTGGTCGGCCTCACCGGCATCGGGGCCAACCGCCCCGCGCCTGGGCCGGGACCGGGCACCGGCTTCGAGATGCCCCACTCCCACGTCGCCGCCTATCGCCATGTCGCCGGCACCGAACCCGTGGCGGTGTGCGACATCGTGCAGGAGAAGCTGGACGACTTTCACTGCACCTGGAGCGACGTGCTGCCCGACGTGCGCGGCTACACCGACTACCGCGAGATGCTGGACCGCGAGCAGCTGGACGTGATCAGCGTGGCGACGCCCGACGACCGGCACGCGCAGATCGTGATCGACGCCGTCGACGCCGGCGTGCGCGGGATCGTCTGCGAAAAGCCCATCGCCTCGACGCTGGCCGACGCCGACCGCATGATCGCCGCGGTCGAGGCCGCGGGCGTCCCCATGCTGGTGGATCACACGCGGCGCTGGATGTTCCCCTGGGTGCAGGTGGCCGAGGTGATTGCGTCGGGCGAGATTGGCGAGGTGCAGCGCATCATTGCCAACCAGGGCGGCCCACGGGCGATGCTGTTTCGCAATGGCACGCACATGTTCGACACCATCCTCTGGTACGCCGGCGGCACGCCCACCGCGGTCTACGCGATCGCGGAAGCCGGGTTCGAGGACTACCCCCCGCGCTATGCCAGCGACGGCGGCCACGACCCCGACACCGACCCGGCCATGTCCGTGGTCGTCGAGTTCGACAATGGCGTGCGCGCCTTCTGGAACATGTGCAAGACCATGCCGCAGGTGTTCACCCTGGAAGTGTTGGGCACGGACGGCATCGCTCGCGTCGGCGACTCGGACGACGCCACCGTCGTCGTCAAGAACGGACGCGGCTTCGAGCATCGCACCCTTCCCCGGCCGCACTTCACGCTCGGCCACATCGCCGGCTGCGTCGACGAGATGGTGCACCTGATCCACCACGGCGGCCGCCCGTCGATGGACGGGCGCACCTCGCGTCAGGTCGTGGAAGTGCTGCTGGCCGCGCTGCACTCGCAGCACGCCGGCAACGCCCGCATCACGCTGCCCATCAGCGACGTATAG
- a CDS encoding c-type cytochrome — protein sequence MGASLVRAIGCEACHSADGSDGTGPTWQGVYLSQVTLADGSTVIADDAYLLRAIVDPNAEVVEGYEAGLMQADLDTLLSREELLAIVAYIKSL from the coding sequence TTGGGGGCATCGCTCGTCCGCGCCATCGGCTGCGAGGCGTGCCACAGCGCCGACGGTTCCGACGGCACCGGACCCACCTGGCAGGGCGTCTACCTCAGCCAGGTCACGCTGGCCGACGGCTCAACGGTCATCGCCGACGACGCCTATCTGCTGCGCGCGATCGTGGACCCCAACGCGGAAGTGGTCGAGGGATACGAAGCAGGCCTGATGCAGGCCGATCTCGACACGTTGCTCTCGCGCGAAGAGCTCCTCGCGATCGTGGCCTACATCAAGTCGCTCTAG